ACATAGAAGGCCGTTTGGGGAGTTAATCAAGTATCAATGAACTTTGAGGGGGGAGGGGGAACTCCCGAAGATCATTGTTCTACTGACAAGTTTATTATAATTCGACATTTTCACTATGTCAACAGTGTTAAATGAATTTTTGGGGGAGTTGTATTATGGGAAGTGTTGTCGAAAAGTTACGTCAATATAGTAGAGGTCCGTGGAGTTATGCAACATATATGAATGTAGCACTCTACGATGAAGAAATGGGATATTATACAAGTGATAAAGAAAAGTTGGGCAAAAGTGGTGACTTTTATACGAGTAATCACGTTCACCATGTCTTTGGACGTACGTTTGCACGATTTTTTGCGGATGTATTTGAGAGAGAAGAGCTTACGCCAACTATTTATGAATGGGGAGCAGGGGACGGAAAGTTTGCCTTAAGTGTGCTGGAATATTTTCGCAATGAACAAGCAAATCTTTATAAAAACTTGACGTATGTGATCATCGAATCTAGTTCTTTTCATAGAGAAGTGTTAGATGAGATATTAAGAGAACATCGAGAGAAAGTGTATGTTTTTGGATCTTTAGAAAATGCAAAACAAACGTTCCATATAGGAAAAGGAATTCTTTTCTCTAATGAATTGATTGATGCTTTTCCCGTTCACGTTGTAGAGAAAAAAAGTGATGAACTGTTTGAAGTGATGGTTTCAGAAAACGAGGAAGGATTATTAGAAGAAACGTTGGAGGCATGTTCAAATGAACAGTTAACTACATGGCTCGACAAGTATGGTCCAAATCTTCCAGAAGGTCACAGAATAGAAATATCATTAGAAATGAAAGAATGGTTAACTGCAATAAATGAATGGTTTGATCAAGGTCTTATTGTTACTGTTGATTATGGTTACTCCAATGAAGAGTGGGTTCAACCAGAACATAAGGAAGGGTCTTTGAGAGGATATTATCAACATGAATTGATTCGTAATCCTTTAAAATTTAGTGGAGAAATGGATATCACTTATCATATTCAATGGGATGCGTTTAACGATATTGCGAAAGAATGTGGGTTAAAAGCAATATTTCATGATAAACAAGATCAATTTTTAAAACAAGCTGGTCTTTTCCGTTTTTTGATGCAAACCATGAATGCGAATCCTTTTTCAGAAGAATATAAACAAAACCGTGCAATCCAAACGCTTGTCCATCCTGGAGGTATTAGTTCATCCTTCCATGTAAATGTACAATCTAAAGATTTACATCGAACAGAGGATTATCGGTTATTTACTGAAGATCCATACAGTATGAAATAAGAGTTGATTTGATAATAGGAACAAAAAACCGCTTAGTTTAACTAAGCGGTTTTTTTCCTTCATGCATGTGCCATTTTTAGTGGCCAATTCCTGGTTCCAAAATGAATGTCGAATAGTATGTAAATCCGACGAAGAACAAAGTTAAATATGCGGCGAAAATGTAAATGTATGTTCTTTCAGACAGCTTTAAGTAGCTTAACGCTAAAAATGCCCCCGTTTGTCCGAAGAACAAGATCGCCATTTCATGCATGTCTCCGACCATAAATAAAACGGCCATTATTCCAGTCCAAAAGCTAAGTACACGGAACATGCGATCCACGACGCTTCCCTCCTTTTATGTACCTACACGTTTAAAGTATTATGTGCGAAAAACAGTTCACCTTATTATAAAACGAAATAGGAACTTTGTAAAATAAAATTGAGTTTATTTTTCTTATGGCTTAGGAAATTATAAAATATGT
The Bacillus shivajii DNA segment above includes these coding regions:
- a CDS encoding SAM-dependent methyltransferase — protein: MGSVVEKLRQYSRGPWSYATYMNVALYDEEMGYYTSDKEKLGKSGDFYTSNHVHHVFGRTFARFFADVFEREELTPTIYEWGAGDGKFALSVLEYFRNEQANLYKNLTYVIIESSSFHREVLDEILREHREKVYVFGSLENAKQTFHIGKGILFSNELIDAFPVHVVEKKSDELFEVMVSENEEGLLEETLEACSNEQLTTWLDKYGPNLPEGHRIEISLEMKEWLTAINEWFDQGLIVTVDYGYSNEEWVQPEHKEGSLRGYYQHELIRNPLKFSGEMDITYHIQWDAFNDIAKECGLKAIFHDKQDQFLKQAGLFRFLMQTMNANPFSEEYKQNRAIQTLVHPGGISSSFHVNVQSKDLHRTEDYRLFTEDPYSMK
- a CDS encoding DUF2626 domain-containing protein encodes the protein MDRMFRVLSFWTGIMAVLFMVGDMHEMAILFFGQTGAFLALSYLKLSERTYIYIFAAYLTLFFVGFTYYSTFILEPGIGH